A single genomic interval of Sphingopyxis sp. CCNWLW2 harbors:
- a CDS encoding SMP-30/gluconolactonase/LRE family protein: MSAFAIVERDTRDRLGEGPLWSPRDNALYWVDILGCALNRLDLAGGDVTRWTLAEPIGWVIERAPGDGFIAGLQSGFAELRLDPFTVAPFHDPEPDLPANRMNDAKADDAGRIWAGTMPFDCEGASGSLYRLDPDRRVTRVDTGYTIANGPALMPGGEHLFHTDSKLGHVYRYRIADDGSLHDRIIFLDFADSDGTPDGMTFDAEGGLWIALWGAGRIERYAPDASLDRSIALPASQLTSCAFAGADLGRLFVTSAAEDDGESPHAGALFEVDAGVRGFAPRQFAS, translated from the coding sequence TTGAGCGCTTTCGCGATCGTCGAGAGGGATACGCGCGACCGGCTGGGTGAGGGGCCTTTGTGGTCGCCGCGCGACAATGCGCTCTATTGGGTCGACATCCTCGGCTGCGCGCTTAATCGGCTTGACCTCGCGGGCGGGGACGTGACCCGCTGGACGCTCGCCGAGCCGATCGGCTGGGTGATTGAACGCGCGCCGGGCGATGGTTTCATCGCCGGTTTGCAAAGCGGTTTCGCCGAGCTGCGGCTCGATCCCTTCACGGTGGCGCCGTTTCACGACCCCGAGCCCGACCTGCCCGCGAACCGGATGAACGACGCCAAGGCCGACGACGCGGGGCGCATATGGGCGGGGACGATGCCGTTCGATTGCGAGGGCGCGAGCGGAAGCCTCTACCGGCTCGATCCCGATCGCCGCGTCACCCGCGTCGATACCGGCTACACGATCGCGAACGGCCCCGCGCTGATGCCCGGCGGCGAGCATCTGTTCCATACCGACAGCAAGCTGGGGCACGTCTATCGCTACCGCATCGCCGACGACGGCAGCCTGCACGATCGCATCATTTTCCTCGATTTCGCCGATAGCGACGGCACCCCCGACGGCATGACCTTCGATGCCGAAGGCGGGCTATGGATCGCGCTCTGGGGCGCCGGCCGCATCGAGCGCTATGCGCCTGACGCCAGCCTCGACCGCAGCATCGCGCTGCCCGCGTCGCAGCTCACCAGTTGCGCCTTCGCGGGCGCCGATTTGGGCCGCCTGTTCGTCACCTCGGCCGCCGAGGACGACGGCGAGTCCCCGCACGCCGGTGCCTTGTTCGAGGTCGATGCCGGCGTCCGGGGTTTCGCTCCACGGCAGTTCGCAAGTTAA
- a CDS encoding glycosyl hydrolase family 43: MPLRRLSMACFALAALMAPALAQDNTQPASAPDTYVHPDKAYLFAHMKTGHYGILYYSVSRDGLYWTELNGGKPVSKDYHGHASIAQGADGRYYLVGNKSDEDPLIRFWVSDDLVTWTPYGTYQPDLQSAVGLANPLQRIGAPKLYFDKPSKRFLLSWHTPTVPGSASDPERYWESQRTLYVLSPDLKSFAGPPRRLFEWEMATIDTVIQPNPEGGYCAILKDERYPSYAWTTGKTVRITCAKDMSGPYPTPGPALSPNFREAPTIIRAPNGADWLLYYEQYAGTSYGVSKAPRLEGPWFQMSGNSGVTEWNRYAVPAGARHGSMIEISKAQYDKLVAAFK, from the coding sequence ATGCCGCTTCGCAGACTGTCGATGGCTTGCTTCGCGCTCGCCGCCCTGATGGCGCCGGCGCTGGCGCAGGATAACACGCAGCCGGCCTCGGCGCCCGACACCTATGTCCATCCGGACAAGGCCTATCTGTTCGCGCATATGAAGACCGGTCATTATGGCATCCTCTATTATTCGGTCAGCCGCGACGGTCTCTATTGGACCGAGCTCAATGGTGGAAAGCCGGTGTCGAAGGATTATCACGGCCACGCTTCGATCGCACAGGGGGCCGACGGGCGCTATTATCTGGTCGGCAACAAGAGCGACGAGGACCCGCTGATCCGCTTCTGGGTGTCGGACGACCTAGTGACCTGGACGCCCTATGGCACCTATCAGCCCGATCTGCAGTCCGCGGTCGGCCTCGCCAATCCGCTCCAGCGCATCGGCGCGCCCAAGCTTTATTTCGACAAGCCGTCGAAGCGCTTCCTGCTGAGCTGGCACACGCCGACCGTGCCGGGGTCGGCGAGCGACCCCGAGCGCTATTGGGAAAGCCAGCGCACGCTTTACGTCCTGTCGCCCGACCTCAAAAGCTTTGCCGGGCCGCCGCGGCGCCTGTTCGAATGGGAGATGGCGACGATCGATACGGTCATCCAGCCGAACCCCGAAGGCGGCTATTGCGCGATCCTGAAGGACGAGCGTTACCCCTCCTACGCCTGGACGACGGGCAAGACCGTCCGCATCACCTGCGCAAAGGACATGTCCGGCCCCTATCCGACCCCCGGCCCGGCGCTCAGCCCCAATTTCCGCGAGGCGCCGACGATCATCCGCGCCCCGAACGGCGCCGACTGGCTGCTCTATTACGAGCAATATGCCGGCACCAGCTATGGCGTCTCGAAGGCGCCGCGGCTCGAGGGGCCTTGGTTCCAGATGTCGGGGAACAGCGGCGTGACCGAATGGAACCGCTATGCGGTGCCCGCGGGCGCACGGCACGGATCGATGATCGAGATCAGCAAGGCGCAGTATGACAAGCTGGTCGCGGCCTTCAAATGA
- a CDS encoding IlvD/Edd family dehydratase, giving the protein MTALYVERYLNYGLSLEELQSNRPIIGIAQTGSDLVPCNRHHIILADRVKQGIRDAGGIPIEFPVHPIQETGKRPTAGLDRNLAYLGLVETLYGYPLDGVVLTIGCDKTTPACLMAAATVNIPAAALSVGPMINGWYKGQRTGSGTIVWKAREMLAAGEIDYKGFVELVASSAPSTGYCNTMGTATTMNSLAEALGMALPGSAAIPAPYRDRQECAWQTGRTIVEMVHADRKPSDILTRAAFLNAIKVNAALGGSTNAPIHLNAIARHIGVELTMDDWQREGEDVPLLVNLQPAGEYLGEDFYRAGGVPAVIGELLRQGLLDGNVLTANGRTLAENCGEAVTQDAAVIRPFESPLREDAGLMVLSGNLFDSAVMKASVISDAFRTRYLSDPERPNVFEGRAIVFDGPEDYHARIDDPALGIDEDCILVIRGAGPIGYPGGAEVVNMQPPVALIKRGVHTLPCIGDGRQSGTSGSPSILNASPEAAGGGGLALLATGDIIRVDLVRRTADMLVDDAELAARRSRLEQAGGYAYPASQTPWQEIQRQLVGQFDSGAALEDATKFQRLAQNAGLPRDSH; this is encoded by the coding sequence ATGACCGCGCTCTATGTCGAGCGCTATCTGAACTATGGCCTGTCGCTCGAGGAGCTGCAGTCGAACCGGCCGATCATCGGGATCGCGCAAACGGGCAGCGACCTTGTGCCGTGCAACCGCCATCACATCATCCTCGCCGATCGGGTGAAGCAGGGGATCCGCGACGCGGGCGGCATCCCGATCGAATTTCCGGTGCACCCCATTCAGGAAACGGGCAAGCGGCCGACGGCGGGACTCGACCGCAATCTCGCCTATCTCGGTCTCGTCGAGACGCTTTATGGCTATCCGCTCGACGGCGTCGTCCTCACCATCGGCTGCGACAAGACGACCCCGGCGTGCCTGATGGCTGCGGCGACGGTGAATATCCCCGCGGCCGCGCTGTCGGTGGGGCCGATGATCAACGGCTGGTACAAGGGACAGCGCACCGGGTCGGGCACGATCGTGTGGAAAGCGCGCGAGATGCTCGCGGCGGGCGAGATCGACTATAAGGGCTTTGTCGAACTCGTCGCCTCCTCGGCGCCTTCGACCGGCTATTGCAACACGATGGGCACCGCGACGACGATGAACAGCCTGGCCGAAGCGCTGGGCATGGCGTTGCCGGGATCGGCGGCGATCCCCGCGCCCTATCGCGACCGCCAGGAATGCGCGTGGCAGACCGGCCGCACGATCGTCGAGATGGTCCACGCCGATCGCAAGCCCTCCGACATCCTGACCCGTGCCGCGTTCCTCAACGCGATCAAGGTCAACGCCGCGCTCGGCGGTTCGACGAATGCGCCGATCCATCTCAATGCGATCGCGCGGCATATCGGGGTCGAACTGACGATGGACGACTGGCAGCGCGAGGGCGAGGATGTTCCGCTGCTCGTCAACCTGCAGCCCGCGGGCGAATATCTGGGCGAGGATTTCTATCGCGCCGGCGGCGTTCCGGCGGTGATCGGCGAACTGCTGCGCCAGGGGCTGCTCGACGGGAATGTGCTGACCGCCAACGGCCGCACGCTCGCCGAGAATTGCGGCGAAGCCGTGACGCAGGACGCGGCGGTGATCCGGCCGTTTGAGTCGCCGCTTCGCGAGGATGCCGGGTTGATGGTGCTGAGCGGCAATCTGTTCGATTCGGCGGTGATGAAGGCGAGTGTGATCTCCGACGCCTTCCGCACCCGCTATCTGTCGGACCCCGAACGGCCGAATGTCTTCGAAGGCCGTGCGATCGTTTTTGACGGGCCCGAGGATTATCACGCGCGCATCGACGATCCGGCGCTCGGCATCGACGAGGACTGCATTCTTGTCATTCGCGGCGCCGGGCCGATCGGCTATCCGGGCGGCGCCGAAGTCGTGAACATGCAGCCCCCCGTCGCGCTCATCAAGCGGGGGGTCCACACCTTGCCCTGCATCGGCGACGGGCGGCAGTCGGGCACGTCGGGCAGTCCCTCGATCCTGAACGCATCGCCCGAGGCGGCCGGCGGCGGCGGGCTGGCGCTGCTGGCGACGGGCGACATCATTCGCGTCGATCTGGTCCGCCGCACCGCCGACATGCTGGTCGACGACGCCGAGCTTGCCGCTCGGCGGAGCAGACTCGAACAGGCGGGCGGCTATGCCTATCCGGCTTCGCAGACCCCGTGGCAGGAGATTCAGCGTCAGCTCGTCGGTCAGTTCGACAGCGGCGCCGCGCTGGAGGATGCGACCAAATTTCAGCGCCTCGCCCAAAATGCCGGCCTGCCGAGGGACAGCCATTGA